In Phyllopteryx taeniolatus isolate TA_2022b chromosome 8, UOR_Ptae_1.2, whole genome shotgun sequence, one genomic interval encodes:
- the LOC133481849 gene encoding galectin-4-like isoform X16 codes for MSFLAPPGYQPVYGPTIPYLGPIYGGLREGASIYFQGSVPDNITRFFVNLLCGPSESSDIALHFNPRFDGWDKVVFNSRQNNTWDAEEKIRDMPFSKGEAFEMVAVCSAQGYQFKINGKDFHTFKHRLPLARVCGMQIGGDVSIQTINVIGQQQGGYPGGSMGQQQGDGTGGRPGCGGGFPGSSLPSMGGQPIYNPPIPYSGVIPGGMFPKRTVIIRGTVPYQASRFSINFLASRSGDIAFHINPRARDGVVVRNSMIGGRWGQEERQLGASPFQEGQYFDLSIRCGSDRFKVFIDGQPLFDFTHRTCAVNDIDKLEVAGDVQISYIHF; via the exons ATGTCCTTCCTCGCTCCTCCTGGTTACCAGCCCGTCTACGGCCCC ACAATTCCGTATCTGGGGCCCATCTATGGAGGTCTGAGGGAGGGAGCGTCCATCTACTTCCAGGGCTCGGTTCCGGACAATATCACCAG GTTCTTCGTCAACCTGTTGTGCGGACCGTCCGAGTCCAGCGACATCGCCCTCCACTTCAACCCGCGCTTCGACGGCTGGGACAAGGTGGTCTTCAACAGCCGGCAGAATAACACCTGGGATGCGGAGGAGAAGATCCGCGACATGCCCTTCAGCAAGGGCGAGGCCTTCGAGATGGTCGCGGTGTGCTCGGCGCAGGGCTACCAG TTCAAAATCAACGGGAAAGACTTCCACACCTTCAAGCATCGACTCCCTTTGGCGAGAGTGTGTGGCATGCAGATTGGGGGAGACGTTTCCATCCAGACGATTAACGTCATCGGG cagcagcagggagGATACCCAGGAGGCAGCATGGGG cagcagcagggagACGGTACGGGAGGAAGGCCAGGATGTGGA ggTGGATTCCCAGGATCAAGCCTGCCG AGTATGGGCGGACAGCCAATCTACAACCCT CCGATCCCGTACTCGGGCGTGATCCCAGGAGGAATGTTCCCCAAGAGGACCGTCATCATCAGAGGCACGGTGCCCTACCAGGCGAGCAG GTTCAGCATCAACTTCCTGGCGAGCAGATCTGGTGACATCGCCTTCCACATCAACCCGCGCGCGAGGGACGGCGTGGTGGTGCGTAACAGCATGATCGGCGGCCGCTGGGGCCAAGAGGAACGCCAGCTCGGCGCCAGCCCCTTCCAGGAGGGCCAGTACTTCGAT CTGTCGATCCGCTGCGGCAGCGACCGCTTCAAGGTGTTCATCGACGGGCAGCCGCTGTTCGATTTCACTCACCGCACGTGTGCCGTCAACGACATCGacaagctggaggtggcgggcGACGTGCAGATCTCCTACATCCACTTCTGA
- the LOC133481849 gene encoding galectin-4-like isoform X14: MSFLAPPGYQPVYGPTIPYLGPIYGGLREGASIYFQGSVPDNITRFFVNLLCGPSESSDIALHFNPRFDGWDKVVFNSRQNNTWDAEEKIRDMPFSKGEAFEMVAVCSAQGYQFKINGKDFHTFKHRLPLARVCGMQIGGDVSIQTINVIGQQQGGYPGGSMGQQQGDGTGGRPGCGGGYPGGMGGSMGGGFPGSSLPSMGGQPIYNPPIPYSGVIPGGMFPKRTVIIRGTVPYQASRFSINFLASRSGDIAFHINPRARDGVVVRNSMIGGRWGQEERQLGASPFQEGQYFDLSIRCGSDRFKVFIDGQPLFDFTHRTCAVNDIDKLEVAGDVQISYIHF; encoded by the exons ATGTCCTTCCTCGCTCCTCCTGGTTACCAGCCCGTCTACGGCCCC ACAATTCCGTATCTGGGGCCCATCTATGGAGGTCTGAGGGAGGGAGCGTCCATCTACTTCCAGGGCTCGGTTCCGGACAATATCACCAG GTTCTTCGTCAACCTGTTGTGCGGACCGTCCGAGTCCAGCGACATCGCCCTCCACTTCAACCCGCGCTTCGACGGCTGGGACAAGGTGGTCTTCAACAGCCGGCAGAATAACACCTGGGATGCGGAGGAGAAGATCCGCGACATGCCCTTCAGCAAGGGCGAGGCCTTCGAGATGGTCGCGGTGTGCTCGGCGCAGGGCTACCAG TTCAAAATCAACGGGAAAGACTTCCACACCTTCAAGCATCGACTCCCTTTGGCGAGAGTGTGTGGCATGCAGATTGGGGGAGACGTTTCCATCCAGACGATTAACGTCATCGGG cagcagcagggagGATACCCAGGAGGCAGCATGGGG cagcagcagggagACGGTACGGGAGGAAGGCCAGGATGTGGA GGTGGCTATCCGGGTGGAATGGGGGGCAGTATGGGG ggTGGATTCCCAGGATCAAGCCTGCCG AGTATGGGCGGACAGCCAATCTACAACCCT CCGATCCCGTACTCGGGCGTGATCCCAGGAGGAATGTTCCCCAAGAGGACCGTCATCATCAGAGGCACGGTGCCCTACCAGGCGAGCAG GTTCAGCATCAACTTCCTGGCGAGCAGATCTGGTGACATCGCCTTCCACATCAACCCGCGCGCGAGGGACGGCGTGGTGGTGCGTAACAGCATGATCGGCGGCCGCTGGGGCCAAGAGGAACGCCAGCTCGGCGCCAGCCCCTTCCAGGAGGGCCAGTACTTCGAT CTGTCGATCCGCTGCGGCAGCGACCGCTTCAAGGTGTTCATCGACGGGCAGCCGCTGTTCGATTTCACTCACCGCACGTGTGCCGTCAACGACATCGacaagctggaggtggcgggcGACGTGCAGATCTCCTACATCCACTTCTGA
- the LOC133481849 gene encoding galectin-4-like isoform X8 yields the protein MSFLAPPGYQPVYGPTIPYLGPIYGGLREGASIYFQGSVPDNITRFFVNLLCGPSESSDIALHFNPRFDGWDKVVFNSRQNNTWDAEEKIRDMPFSKGEAFEMVAVCSAQGYQFKINGKDFHTFKHRLPLARVCGMQIGGDVSIQTINVIGQQQGGYPGGSMGQQQGDGTGGRPGCGGGYPGDCGGGGYPGGMGGSMGGGFPGSSLPSMGGQPIYNPPIPYSGVIPGGMFPKRTVIIRGTVPYQASRFSINFLASRSGDIAFHINPRARDGVVVRNSMIGGRWGQEERQLGASPFQEGQYFDLSIRCGSDRFKVFIDGQPLFDFTHRTCAVNDIDKLEVAGDVQISYIHF from the exons ATGTCCTTCCTCGCTCCTCCTGGTTACCAGCCCGTCTACGGCCCC ACAATTCCGTATCTGGGGCCCATCTATGGAGGTCTGAGGGAGGGAGCGTCCATCTACTTCCAGGGCTCGGTTCCGGACAATATCACCAG GTTCTTCGTCAACCTGTTGTGCGGACCGTCCGAGTCCAGCGACATCGCCCTCCACTTCAACCCGCGCTTCGACGGCTGGGACAAGGTGGTCTTCAACAGCCGGCAGAATAACACCTGGGATGCGGAGGAGAAGATCCGCGACATGCCCTTCAGCAAGGGCGAGGCCTTCGAGATGGTCGCGGTGTGCTCGGCGCAGGGCTACCAG TTCAAAATCAACGGGAAAGACTTCCACACCTTCAAGCATCGACTCCCTTTGGCGAGAGTGTGTGGCATGCAGATTGGGGGAGACGTTTCCATCCAGACGATTAACGTCATCGGG cagcagcagggagGATACCCAGGAGGCAGCATGGGG cagcagcagggagACGGTACGGGAGGAAGGCCAGGATGTGGA gGAGGATACCCAGGAGATTGTGGAGGG GGTGGCTATCCGGGTGGAATGGGGGGCAGTATGGGG ggTGGATTCCCAGGATCAAGCCTGCCG AGTATGGGCGGACAGCCAATCTACAACCCT CCGATCCCGTACTCGGGCGTGATCCCAGGAGGAATGTTCCCCAAGAGGACCGTCATCATCAGAGGCACGGTGCCCTACCAGGCGAGCAG GTTCAGCATCAACTTCCTGGCGAGCAGATCTGGTGACATCGCCTTCCACATCAACCCGCGCGCGAGGGACGGCGTGGTGGTGCGTAACAGCATGATCGGCGGCCGCTGGGGCCAAGAGGAACGCCAGCTCGGCGCCAGCCCCTTCCAGGAGGGCCAGTACTTCGAT CTGTCGATCCGCTGCGGCAGCGACCGCTTCAAGGTGTTCATCGACGGGCAGCCGCTGTTCGATTTCACTCACCGCACGTGTGCCGTCAACGACATCGacaagctggaggtggcgggcGACGTGCAGATCTCCTACATCCACTTCTGA
- the LOC133481849 gene encoding galectin-4-like isoform X6, with product MSFLAPPGYQPVYGPTIPYLGPIYGGLREGASIYFQGSVPDNITRFFVNLLCGPSESSDIALHFNPRFDGWDKVVFNSRQNNTWDAEEKIRDMPFSKGEAFEMVAVCSAQGYQFKINGKDFHTFKHRLPLARVCGMQIGGDVSIQTINVIGGGGMGQQQGGYPGGSMGQQQGDGTGGRPGCGGGYPGDCGGGGYPGGMGGSMGGGFPGSSLPSMGGQPIYNPPIPYSGVIPGGMFPKRTVIIRGTVPYQASRFSINFLASRSGDIAFHINPRARDGVVVRNSMIGGRWGQEERQLGASPFQEGQYFDLSIRCGSDRFKVFIDGQPLFDFTHRTCAVNDIDKLEVAGDVQISYIHF from the exons ATGTCCTTCCTCGCTCCTCCTGGTTACCAGCCCGTCTACGGCCCC ACAATTCCGTATCTGGGGCCCATCTATGGAGGTCTGAGGGAGGGAGCGTCCATCTACTTCCAGGGCTCGGTTCCGGACAATATCACCAG GTTCTTCGTCAACCTGTTGTGCGGACCGTCCGAGTCCAGCGACATCGCCCTCCACTTCAACCCGCGCTTCGACGGCTGGGACAAGGTGGTCTTCAACAGCCGGCAGAATAACACCTGGGATGCGGAGGAGAAGATCCGCGACATGCCCTTCAGCAAGGGCGAGGCCTTCGAGATGGTCGCGGTGTGCTCGGCGCAGGGCTACCAG TTCAAAATCAACGGGAAAGACTTCCACACCTTCAAGCATCGACTCCCTTTGGCGAGAGTGTGTGGCATGCAGATTGGGGGAGACGTTTCCATCCAGACGATTAACGTCATCGGG GGTGGCGGAATGGGG cagcagcagggagGATACCCAGGAGGCAGCATGGGG cagcagcagggagACGGTACGGGAGGAAGGCCAGGATGTGGA gGAGGATACCCAGGAGATTGTGGAGGG GGTGGCTATCCGGGTGGAATGGGGGGCAGTATGGGG ggTGGATTCCCAGGATCAAGCCTGCCG AGTATGGGCGGACAGCCAATCTACAACCCT CCGATCCCGTACTCGGGCGTGATCCCAGGAGGAATGTTCCCCAAGAGGACCGTCATCATCAGAGGCACGGTGCCCTACCAGGCGAGCAG GTTCAGCATCAACTTCCTGGCGAGCAGATCTGGTGACATCGCCTTCCACATCAACCCGCGCGCGAGGGACGGCGTGGTGGTGCGTAACAGCATGATCGGCGGCCGCTGGGGCCAAGAGGAACGCCAGCTCGGCGCCAGCCCCTTCCAGGAGGGCCAGTACTTCGAT CTGTCGATCCGCTGCGGCAGCGACCGCTTCAAGGTGTTCATCGACGGGCAGCCGCTGTTCGATTTCACTCACCGCACGTGTGCCGTCAACGACATCGacaagctggaggtggcgggcGACGTGCAGATCTCCTACATCCACTTCTGA
- the LOC133481849 gene encoding galectin-6-like isoform X2 encodes MSFLAPPGYQPVYGPTIPYLGPIYGGLREGASIYFQGSVPDNITRFFVNLLCGPSESSDIALHFNPRFDGWDKVVFNSRQNNTWDAEEKIRDMPFSKGEAFEMVAVCSAQGYQFKINGKDFHTFKHRLPLARVCGMQIGGDVSIQTINVIGGGGMGQQQGGYPGGSMGQQGGYPGGSMGQQQGDGTGGRPGCGGGYPGDCGGGGYPGGMGGSMGGGFPGSSLPSMGGQPIYNPPIPYSGVIPGGMFPKRTVIIRGTVPYQASRFSINFLASRSGDIAFHINPRARDGVVVRNSMIGGRWGQEERQLGASPFQEGQYFDLSIRCGSDRFKVFIDGQPLFDFTHRTCAVNDIDKLEVAGDVQISYIHF; translated from the exons ATGTCCTTCCTCGCTCCTCCTGGTTACCAGCCCGTCTACGGCCCC ACAATTCCGTATCTGGGGCCCATCTATGGAGGTCTGAGGGAGGGAGCGTCCATCTACTTCCAGGGCTCGGTTCCGGACAATATCACCAG GTTCTTCGTCAACCTGTTGTGCGGACCGTCCGAGTCCAGCGACATCGCCCTCCACTTCAACCCGCGCTTCGACGGCTGGGACAAGGTGGTCTTCAACAGCCGGCAGAATAACACCTGGGATGCGGAGGAGAAGATCCGCGACATGCCCTTCAGCAAGGGCGAGGCCTTCGAGATGGTCGCGGTGTGCTCGGCGCAGGGCTACCAG TTCAAAATCAACGGGAAAGACTTCCACACCTTCAAGCATCGACTCCCTTTGGCGAGAGTGTGTGGCATGCAGATTGGGGGAGACGTTTCCATCCAGACGATTAACGTCATCGGG GGTGGCGGAATGGGG cagcagcagggagGATACCCAGGAGGCAGCATGGGG CAGCAGGGAGGATACCCAGGGGGCAGCATGGGG cagcagcagggagACGGTACGGGAGGAAGGCCAGGATGTGGA gGAGGATACCCAGGAGATTGTGGAGGG GGTGGCTATCCGGGTGGAATGGGGGGCAGTATGGGG ggTGGATTCCCAGGATCAAGCCTGCCG AGTATGGGCGGACAGCCAATCTACAACCCT CCGATCCCGTACTCGGGCGTGATCCCAGGAGGAATGTTCCCCAAGAGGACCGTCATCATCAGAGGCACGGTGCCCTACCAGGCGAGCAG GTTCAGCATCAACTTCCTGGCGAGCAGATCTGGTGACATCGCCTTCCACATCAACCCGCGCGCGAGGGACGGCGTGGTGGTGCGTAACAGCATGATCGGCGGCCGCTGGGGCCAAGAGGAACGCCAGCTCGGCGCCAGCCCCTTCCAGGAGGGCCAGTACTTCGAT CTGTCGATCCGCTGCGGCAGCGACCGCTTCAAGGTGTTCATCGACGGGCAGCCGCTGTTCGATTTCACTCACCGCACGTGTGCCGTCAACGACATCGacaagctggaggtggcgggcGACGTGCAGATCTCCTACATCCACTTCTGA
- the LOC133481849 gene encoding galectin-4-like isoform X13, which translates to MSFLAPPGYQPVYGPTIPYLGPIYGGLREGASIYFQGSVPDNITRFFVNLLCGPSESSDIALHFNPRFDGWDKVVFNSRQNNTWDAEEKIRDMPFSKGEAFEMVAVCSAQGYQFKINGKDFHTFKHRLPLARVCGMQIGGDVSIQTINVIGQQQGGYPGGSMGQQQGGYPGGSMGQQQGDGTGGRPGCGGGFPGSSLPSMGGQPIYNPPIPYSGVIPGGMFPKRTVIIRGTVPYQASRFSINFLASRSGDIAFHINPRARDGVVVRNSMIGGRWGQEERQLGASPFQEGQYFDLSIRCGSDRFKVFIDGQPLFDFTHRTCAVNDIDKLEVAGDVQISYIHF; encoded by the exons ATGTCCTTCCTCGCTCCTCCTGGTTACCAGCCCGTCTACGGCCCC ACAATTCCGTATCTGGGGCCCATCTATGGAGGTCTGAGGGAGGGAGCGTCCATCTACTTCCAGGGCTCGGTTCCGGACAATATCACCAG GTTCTTCGTCAACCTGTTGTGCGGACCGTCCGAGTCCAGCGACATCGCCCTCCACTTCAACCCGCGCTTCGACGGCTGGGACAAGGTGGTCTTCAACAGCCGGCAGAATAACACCTGGGATGCGGAGGAGAAGATCCGCGACATGCCCTTCAGCAAGGGCGAGGCCTTCGAGATGGTCGCGGTGTGCTCGGCGCAGGGCTACCAG TTCAAAATCAACGGGAAAGACTTCCACACCTTCAAGCATCGACTCCCTTTGGCGAGAGTGTGTGGCATGCAGATTGGGGGAGACGTTTCCATCCAGACGATTAACGTCATCGGG cagcagcagggagGATACCCAGGAGGCAGCATGGGG CAGCAGCAGGGAGGATACCCAGGGGGCAGCATGGGG cagcagcagggagACGGTACGGGAGGAAGGCCAGGATGTGGA ggTGGATTCCCAGGATCAAGCCTGCCG AGTATGGGCGGACAGCCAATCTACAACCCT CCGATCCCGTACTCGGGCGTGATCCCAGGAGGAATGTTCCCCAAGAGGACCGTCATCATCAGAGGCACGGTGCCCTACCAGGCGAGCAG GTTCAGCATCAACTTCCTGGCGAGCAGATCTGGTGACATCGCCTTCCACATCAACCCGCGCGCGAGGGACGGCGTGGTGGTGCGTAACAGCATGATCGGCGGCCGCTGGGGCCAAGAGGAACGCCAGCTCGGCGCCAGCCCCTTCCAGGAGGGCCAGTACTTCGAT CTGTCGATCCGCTGCGGCAGCGACCGCTTCAAGGTGTTCATCGACGGGCAGCCGCTGTTCGATTTCACTCACCGCACGTGTGCCGTCAACGACATCGacaagctggaggtggcgggcGACGTGCAGATCTCCTACATCCACTTCTGA
- the LOC133481849 gene encoding galectin-6-like isoform X4 → MSFLAPPGYQPVYGPTIPYLGPIYGGLREGASIYFQGSVPDNITRFFVNLLCGPSESSDIALHFNPRFDGWDKVVFNSRQNNTWDAEEKIRDMPFSKGEAFEMVAVCSAQGYQFKINGKDFHTFKHRLPLARVCGMQIGGDVSIQTINVIGQQQGGYPGGSMGQQGGYPGGSMGQQQGDGTGGRPGCGGGYPGDCGGGGYPGGMGGSMGGGFPGSSLPSMGGQPIYNPPIPYSGVIPGGMFPKRTVIIRGTVPYQASRFSINFLASRSGDIAFHINPRARDGVVVRNSMIGGRWGQEERQLGASPFQEGQYFDLSIRCGSDRFKVFIDGQPLFDFTHRTCAVNDIDKLEVAGDVQISYIHF, encoded by the exons ATGTCCTTCCTCGCTCCTCCTGGTTACCAGCCCGTCTACGGCCCC ACAATTCCGTATCTGGGGCCCATCTATGGAGGTCTGAGGGAGGGAGCGTCCATCTACTTCCAGGGCTCGGTTCCGGACAATATCACCAG GTTCTTCGTCAACCTGTTGTGCGGACCGTCCGAGTCCAGCGACATCGCCCTCCACTTCAACCCGCGCTTCGACGGCTGGGACAAGGTGGTCTTCAACAGCCGGCAGAATAACACCTGGGATGCGGAGGAGAAGATCCGCGACATGCCCTTCAGCAAGGGCGAGGCCTTCGAGATGGTCGCGGTGTGCTCGGCGCAGGGCTACCAG TTCAAAATCAACGGGAAAGACTTCCACACCTTCAAGCATCGACTCCCTTTGGCGAGAGTGTGTGGCATGCAGATTGGGGGAGACGTTTCCATCCAGACGATTAACGTCATCGGG cagcagcagggagGATACCCAGGAGGCAGCATGGGG CAGCAGGGAGGATACCCAGGGGGCAGCATGGGG cagcagcagggagACGGTACGGGAGGAAGGCCAGGATGTGGA gGAGGATACCCAGGAGATTGTGGAGGG GGTGGCTATCCGGGTGGAATGGGGGGCAGTATGGGG ggTGGATTCCCAGGATCAAGCCTGCCG AGTATGGGCGGACAGCCAATCTACAACCCT CCGATCCCGTACTCGGGCGTGATCCCAGGAGGAATGTTCCCCAAGAGGACCGTCATCATCAGAGGCACGGTGCCCTACCAGGCGAGCAG GTTCAGCATCAACTTCCTGGCGAGCAGATCTGGTGACATCGCCTTCCACATCAACCCGCGCGCGAGGGACGGCGTGGTGGTGCGTAACAGCATGATCGGCGGCCGCTGGGGCCAAGAGGAACGCCAGCTCGGCGCCAGCCCCTTCCAGGAGGGCCAGTACTTCGAT CTGTCGATCCGCTGCGGCAGCGACCGCTTCAAGGTGTTCATCGACGGGCAGCCGCTGTTCGATTTCACTCACCGCACGTGTGCCGTCAACGACATCGacaagctggaggtggcgggcGACGTGCAGATCTCCTACATCCACTTCTGA
- the LOC133481849 gene encoding galectin-4-like isoform X5: MSFLAPPGYQPVYGPTIPYLGPIYGGLREGASIYFQGSVPDNITRFFVNLLCGPSESSDIALHFNPRFDGWDKVVFNSRQNNTWDAEEKIRDMPFSKGEAFEMVAVCSAQGYQFKINGKDFHTFKHRLPLARVCGMQIGGDVSIQTINVIGGGGMGQQQGGYPGGSMGQQQGGYPGGSMGQQQGDGTGGRPGCGGGYPGGMGGSMGGGFPGSSLPSMGGQPIYNPPIPYSGVIPGGMFPKRTVIIRGTVPYQASRFSINFLASRSGDIAFHINPRARDGVVVRNSMIGGRWGQEERQLGASPFQEGQYFDLSIRCGSDRFKVFIDGQPLFDFTHRTCAVNDIDKLEVAGDVQISYIHF, from the exons ATGTCCTTCCTCGCTCCTCCTGGTTACCAGCCCGTCTACGGCCCC ACAATTCCGTATCTGGGGCCCATCTATGGAGGTCTGAGGGAGGGAGCGTCCATCTACTTCCAGGGCTCGGTTCCGGACAATATCACCAG GTTCTTCGTCAACCTGTTGTGCGGACCGTCCGAGTCCAGCGACATCGCCCTCCACTTCAACCCGCGCTTCGACGGCTGGGACAAGGTGGTCTTCAACAGCCGGCAGAATAACACCTGGGATGCGGAGGAGAAGATCCGCGACATGCCCTTCAGCAAGGGCGAGGCCTTCGAGATGGTCGCGGTGTGCTCGGCGCAGGGCTACCAG TTCAAAATCAACGGGAAAGACTTCCACACCTTCAAGCATCGACTCCCTTTGGCGAGAGTGTGTGGCATGCAGATTGGGGGAGACGTTTCCATCCAGACGATTAACGTCATCGGG GGTGGCGGAATGGGG cagcagcagggagGATACCCAGGAGGCAGCATGGGG CAGCAGCAGGGAGGATACCCAGGGGGCAGCATGGGG cagcagcagggagACGGTACGGGAGGAAGGCCAGGATGTGGA GGTGGCTATCCGGGTGGAATGGGGGGCAGTATGGGG ggTGGATTCCCAGGATCAAGCCTGCCG AGTATGGGCGGACAGCCAATCTACAACCCT CCGATCCCGTACTCGGGCGTGATCCCAGGAGGAATGTTCCCCAAGAGGACCGTCATCATCAGAGGCACGGTGCCCTACCAGGCGAGCAG GTTCAGCATCAACTTCCTGGCGAGCAGATCTGGTGACATCGCCTTCCACATCAACCCGCGCGCGAGGGACGGCGTGGTGGTGCGTAACAGCATGATCGGCGGCCGCTGGGGCCAAGAGGAACGCCAGCTCGGCGCCAGCCCCTTCCAGGAGGGCCAGTACTTCGAT CTGTCGATCCGCTGCGGCAGCGACCGCTTCAAGGTGTTCATCGACGGGCAGCCGCTGTTCGATTTCACTCACCGCACGTGTGCCGTCAACGACATCGacaagctggaggtggcgggcGACGTGCAGATCTCCTACATCCACTTCTGA
- the LOC133481849 gene encoding galectin-4-like isoform X11: MSFLAPPGYQPVYGPTIPYLGPIYGGLREGASIYFQGSVPDNITRFFVNLLCGPSESSDIALHFNPRFDGWDKVVFNSRQNNTWDAEEKIRDMPFSKGEAFEMVAVCSAQGYQFKINGKDFHTFKHRLPLARVCGMQIGGDVSIQTINVIGGGGMGQQQGGYPGGSMGQQGGYPGGSMGQQQGDGTGGRPGCGGGFPGSSLPSMGGQPIYNPPIPYSGVIPGGMFPKRTVIIRGTVPYQASRFSINFLASRSGDIAFHINPRARDGVVVRNSMIGGRWGQEERQLGASPFQEGQYFDLSIRCGSDRFKVFIDGQPLFDFTHRTCAVNDIDKLEVAGDVQISYIHF; encoded by the exons ATGTCCTTCCTCGCTCCTCCTGGTTACCAGCCCGTCTACGGCCCC ACAATTCCGTATCTGGGGCCCATCTATGGAGGTCTGAGGGAGGGAGCGTCCATCTACTTCCAGGGCTCGGTTCCGGACAATATCACCAG GTTCTTCGTCAACCTGTTGTGCGGACCGTCCGAGTCCAGCGACATCGCCCTCCACTTCAACCCGCGCTTCGACGGCTGGGACAAGGTGGTCTTCAACAGCCGGCAGAATAACACCTGGGATGCGGAGGAGAAGATCCGCGACATGCCCTTCAGCAAGGGCGAGGCCTTCGAGATGGTCGCGGTGTGCTCGGCGCAGGGCTACCAG TTCAAAATCAACGGGAAAGACTTCCACACCTTCAAGCATCGACTCCCTTTGGCGAGAGTGTGTGGCATGCAGATTGGGGGAGACGTTTCCATCCAGACGATTAACGTCATCGGG GGTGGCGGAATGGGG cagcagcagggagGATACCCAGGAGGCAGCATGGGG CAGCAGGGAGGATACCCAGGGGGCAGCATGGGG cagcagcagggagACGGTACGGGAGGAAGGCCAGGATGTGGA ggTGGATTCCCAGGATCAAGCCTGCCG AGTATGGGCGGACAGCCAATCTACAACCCT CCGATCCCGTACTCGGGCGTGATCCCAGGAGGAATGTTCCCCAAGAGGACCGTCATCATCAGAGGCACGGTGCCCTACCAGGCGAGCAG GTTCAGCATCAACTTCCTGGCGAGCAGATCTGGTGACATCGCCTTCCACATCAACCCGCGCGCGAGGGACGGCGTGGTGGTGCGTAACAGCATGATCGGCGGCCGCTGGGGCCAAGAGGAACGCCAGCTCGGCGCCAGCCCCTTCCAGGAGGGCCAGTACTTCGAT CTGTCGATCCGCTGCGGCAGCGACCGCTTCAAGGTGTTCATCGACGGGCAGCCGCTGTTCGATTTCACTCACCGCACGTGTGCCGTCAACGACATCGacaagctggaggtggcgggcGACGTGCAGATCTCCTACATCCACTTCTGA
- the LOC133481849 gene encoding galectin-4-like isoform X12 codes for MSFLAPPGYQPVYGPTIPYLGPIYGGLREGASIYFQGSVPDNITRFFVNLLCGPSESSDIALHFNPRFDGWDKVVFNSRQNNTWDAEEKIRDMPFSKGEAFEMVAVCSAQGYQFKINGKDFHTFKHRLPLARVCGMQIGGDVSIQTINVIGGGGMGQQQGGYPGGSMGQQQGDGTGGRPGCGGGYPGDCGGGGFPGSSLPSMGGQPIYNPPIPYSGVIPGGMFPKRTVIIRGTVPYQASRFSINFLASRSGDIAFHINPRARDGVVVRNSMIGGRWGQEERQLGASPFQEGQYFDLSIRCGSDRFKVFIDGQPLFDFTHRTCAVNDIDKLEVAGDVQISYIHF; via the exons ATGTCCTTCCTCGCTCCTCCTGGTTACCAGCCCGTCTACGGCCCC ACAATTCCGTATCTGGGGCCCATCTATGGAGGTCTGAGGGAGGGAGCGTCCATCTACTTCCAGGGCTCGGTTCCGGACAATATCACCAG GTTCTTCGTCAACCTGTTGTGCGGACCGTCCGAGTCCAGCGACATCGCCCTCCACTTCAACCCGCGCTTCGACGGCTGGGACAAGGTGGTCTTCAACAGCCGGCAGAATAACACCTGGGATGCGGAGGAGAAGATCCGCGACATGCCCTTCAGCAAGGGCGAGGCCTTCGAGATGGTCGCGGTGTGCTCGGCGCAGGGCTACCAG TTCAAAATCAACGGGAAAGACTTCCACACCTTCAAGCATCGACTCCCTTTGGCGAGAGTGTGTGGCATGCAGATTGGGGGAGACGTTTCCATCCAGACGATTAACGTCATCGGG GGTGGCGGAATGGGG cagcagcagggagGATACCCAGGAGGCAGCATGGGG cagcagcagggagACGGTACGGGAGGAAGGCCAGGATGTGGA gGAGGATACCCAGGAGATTGTGGAGGG ggTGGATTCCCAGGATCAAGCCTGCCG AGTATGGGCGGACAGCCAATCTACAACCCT CCGATCCCGTACTCGGGCGTGATCCCAGGAGGAATGTTCCCCAAGAGGACCGTCATCATCAGAGGCACGGTGCCCTACCAGGCGAGCAG GTTCAGCATCAACTTCCTGGCGAGCAGATCTGGTGACATCGCCTTCCACATCAACCCGCGCGCGAGGGACGGCGTGGTGGTGCGTAACAGCATGATCGGCGGCCGCTGGGGCCAAGAGGAACGCCAGCTCGGCGCCAGCCCCTTCCAGGAGGGCCAGTACTTCGAT CTGTCGATCCGCTGCGGCAGCGACCGCTTCAAGGTGTTCATCGACGGGCAGCCGCTGTTCGATTTCACTCACCGCACGTGTGCCGTCAACGACATCGacaagctggaggtggcgggcGACGTGCAGATCTCCTACATCCACTTCTGA